From Salvelinus sp. IW2-2015 linkage group LG33, ASM291031v2, whole genome shotgun sequence, one genomic window encodes:
- the hnf1a gene encoding hepatocyte nuclear factor 1-alpha encodes MEGEERKGEAGPGPGRLSALQEQLIWALLGSGLSREVLVHALGELERERVTPGAEKGDRGDGESSEEGEMDFPPPIFQELEALAPEEAARQRALVDQLLQEDPWRVAKLVKSYMQQHNLPQREVVESTGLNQSHLSQHLNKGTPMKNQKRAALYSWYVRKQGEISQQFTNARHALGSGEDQGEDVRKGRRNRFKWGPASQQILFHAYERQRNPSKEEREGLVEECNRAECLQRGVSPSQLAGLGSNLVTEVRVYNWFANRRKEEAFRHKLALDMPYNSQSASSTNHTLSHSPEQGMKYSQQITCDNLGSSRGHNGDRGLGGRLASPIQLEPSHTLLETHHHKPVSGGGPLPPVSTLTSLHSLSASPAPHHGLIMTSLPSVMSLGESSLLIGQTVPVINNVGGGFTTLQPISFQQQLHSTSQQQLTQQFQSHMTHHSPFMATMAQLPCHMYSKSDMSHYPPSSLLSQAMVITDSSSLGTLTSLTTVRQILTTDPEEQTDQPIQEDSLHLQSPSPVPVSSGNLQLYPPSQSSETHPPHRLSSSPADINSYIPAQMVSTAQ; translated from the exons atggagggagaggagaggaaaggagaagcagGGCCCGGCCCTGGGCGTCTGTCTGCTCTCCAGGAGCAGCTGATCTGGGCTCTGCTGGGCTCTGGACTGTCCCGGGAGGTCCTGGTCCATGCCCTGGGAGAACTGGAGCGAGAGAGGGTCACCCCTGGAGCAGAGAAGGGGGACAGGGGGGATGGCGAGAGTTCGGAGGAGGGAGAAATGGATTTTCCACCCCCCATATTCCAGGAGCTGGAGGCCCTAGCCCCAGAGGAGGCAGCCAGGCAGAGGGCTCTGGTCGACCAACTGCTTCA GGAGGATCCATGGCGCGTGGCAAAACTGGTGAAGAGCTACATGCAGCAGCATAACCTCCCCCAGAGAGAGGTGGTCGAGTCCACAGGCCTCAACCAGTCCCATCTCTCCCAGCACCTCAACAAAGGCACGCCCATGAAGAACCAGAAACGGGCTGCTTTGTACAGCTGGTACGTCAGGAAGCAGGGCGAGATTAGCCAGC AGTTTACTAATGCCAGGCATGCCCTTGGGTCTGGAGAGGATCAGGGAGAGGATGTGAGGAAGGGACGTAGGAACAGGTTCAAATGGGGACCCGCCTCCCAGCAAATCCTCTTCCACGCCTATGAACGACAGAGGAACCCaagcaaagaggagagagagggattagtGGAGGAGTgtaacag GGCTGAGTGTCTCCAGAGGGGTGTGTCTCCGTCCCAGCTGGCTGGCCTGGGCTCTAACCTGGTGACAGAGGTACGAGTGTACAACTGGTTCGCTAACCGCCGCAAGGAGGAGGCCTTCCGCCATAAACTGGCTCTTGATATGCCTTACAACAGCCAATCAGCAAGCTCCACCAACCACACGCTCTCACACAGCCCTGAGCAAG GCATGAAGTATAGCCAGCAAATCACATGTGACAATCTGGGGTCATCGAGGGGTCACAATGGAGACAGAGGCTTGGGGGGCCGCCTGGCCAGCCCCATTCAACTGGAGCCCAGCCACACACTCCTGGAAACACACCATCACAAACCA GTATCAGGTGGTGGCCCCTTGCCCCCAGTCAGCACCCTGACATCACTGCACAGTCTGTCTGCCTCGCCTGCTCCCCACCATGGACTCATCATGACCTCCCTGCCCAGCGTCATGAGTCTGGGAGAGTCCTCTCTCCTCATAG GTCAAACCGTACCTGTCATCAACAACGTGGGAGGCGGGTTCACCACCCTTCAGCCAATCTCTTTCCAGCAGCAGCTTCATTCCACTTCCCAGCAGCAACTCACACAGCAGTTCCAGAGTCATATGACCCACCACAGTCCTTTCATGGCAACCATGGCACAGCTTCCATGTCACA TGTACAGCAAGTCTGATATGTCCCACTACCCTCCATCCAGCCTACTGTCCCAAGCAATGGTCATCACTGACAGCAGCAGCCTTGGAACACTGACCAGTCTAACCACAGTCAGGCAG ATTCTGACCACAGAccctgaggagcagacagatcaACCCATCCAGGAGGACTCCCTACACCTGCAGTCCCCTTCACCTGTGCCAG TTTCCTCTGGGAATTTACAGCTGTATCCTCCATCTCAGTCTAGTGAAACTCATCCACCTCACCGCCTCTCCTCTTCGCCAGCAGACATCAACTCCTACATTCCTGCACAGATGGTCTCTACCGCACAGTAG